The following proteins come from a genomic window of Natrinema saccharevitans:
- a CDS encoding peptidylprolyl isomerase yields MGDVTATLHTNRGDIEVELYDERAPRTVDNFVGLATGGKTWTDPETGEEIEGEPLYDDVAFHRVIEGFMIQGGDPTETGRGGPGYQFDDEFHDELRHDDAGILSMANSGPDTNGSQFFITLDAQPHLDDRHAVFGKVTDGMDVVREIGSVETDANDQPQEEVVLESVSVDYE; encoded by the coding sequence ATGGGAGACGTTACTGCCACCCTGCACACGAACCGCGGCGACATCGAGGTCGAACTCTACGACGAGCGGGCCCCCCGAACCGTCGACAACTTCGTCGGGCTCGCGACCGGCGGCAAGACCTGGACCGACCCGGAGACGGGCGAGGAGATCGAGGGTGAGCCCCTGTACGACGACGTTGCCTTCCACCGCGTCATCGAGGGCTTCATGATCCAGGGCGGCGACCCGACCGAGACCGGCCGCGGCGGCCCCGGCTACCAGTTCGACGACGAGTTCCACGACGAGCTGCGCCACGACGACGCGGGGATCCTGAGCATGGCCAACTCCGGGCCCGACACCAACGGCTCGCAGTTCTTCATCACGCTCGACGCCCAGCCCCACCTCGACGACCGCCACGCGGTCTTCGGCAAAGTGACCGACGGCATGGACGTCGTTCGCGAGATCGGCAGCGTCGAGACCGACGCCAACGACCAGCCCCAGGAGGAAGTCGTCCTCGAGTCGGT